A region from the Microcella frigidaquae genome encodes:
- a CDS encoding META domain-containing protein gives MMSRTFRRGAAALLGGALAGLVSACALLGGGDGAQMQGEWVLVAAEDPTGAFDLSPAEVTLTVQGSTLSGTAACNQYGGTVSGGLDSTDERPVSIGALFQTEMACTGEGVMELEARYLTALAAVESGLRIDDDTMALFGGGVRLEFDLLIEG, from the coding sequence ATGATGTCCCGCACGTTCCGCCGCGGCGCGGCCGCTCTGCTCGGCGGCGCCCTCGCCGGCCTGGTCTCGGCGTGCGCCCTTCTCGGCGGGGGCGACGGCGCTCAGATGCAGGGCGAGTGGGTGCTCGTGGCGGCGGAGGATCCGACGGGGGCGTTCGACCTGAGCCCGGCCGAGGTGACGCTGACCGTGCAGGGCAGCACGCTCTCGGGCACGGCCGCCTGCAACCAGTACGGCGGAACGGTCAGCGGCGGCCTCGATTCCACCGACGAGCGGCCGGTGAGCATCGGTGCGCTGTTCCAGACCGAGATGGCGTGCACGGGCGAGGGCGTGATGGAGCTCGAGGCCCGCTACCTGACCGCTCTCGCCGCGGTCGAGAGCGGCCTGCGCATCGACGATGACACGATGGCGCTGTTCGGCGGCGGGGTGCGGCTCGAGTTCGACCTGCTCATCGAGGGCTGA
- a CDS encoding alpha/beta hydrolase, producing the protein MLLDATAVVIASLTVAAVAGPVTLPGAPPVTPITSIAAPAMSAPDRPALERAIDLPTSTQHDAAALAPTTPLTVESFENLTGVDLLHALAAAPPAVSATALESNPHRLQALLAAPPGAPQVSGWWAGLDARAQRALLSAAPELVGNLDGIPVAVRNAANRDVLRSTIRELELEGLRAGRTIAAQNQQRLEMLYGVADALGPATANPPRTLLQLDTHGQGKMAIVLGDLETADYVSYLMPGMFISVGGNAVEWTDTAARLYDEQVSWLSLLAEAGATDEVETVATVAWIGYQTPTLLNVGSLDLAYEGRDAIARAIDGLQAIRGTDQPYIALLSHSYGSTAAMLALQQSTTVDALAMIGSPGAPASSVDELNVRGDVFVGEAAWDPIPNSAFFGRDPGSAEFGARVMSVAGGVDVITNQVLTESIGHNYYFAAGTESLRNLALIGIDKGELVTDGSQRDEGRTLALLL; encoded by the coding sequence GTGCTGCTCGACGCGACAGCAGTAGTGATCGCCTCGCTCACCGTAGCCGCGGTGGCGGGGCCCGTCACCCTGCCCGGCGCGCCCCCCGTCACCCCGATCACCAGCATTGCCGCACCGGCGATGTCGGCCCCTGACCGCCCCGCCCTCGAGCGGGCCATCGACCTGCCCACCAGCACGCAGCACGACGCCGCGGCCCTGGCTCCCACCACCCCCCTGACGGTGGAGAGCTTCGAGAACCTCACCGGTGTCGACCTGCTGCACGCTCTCGCCGCGGCTCCCCCGGCCGTATCGGCGACTGCACTGGAGTCGAACCCCCACCGACTCCAGGCCCTGCTGGCTGCACCACCCGGAGCTCCTCAGGTGAGCGGCTGGTGGGCGGGCCTCGACGCTCGGGCGCAGCGCGCGTTGCTCAGCGCTGCGCCCGAGCTCGTCGGCAACCTCGACGGCATCCCCGTCGCCGTGCGCAACGCCGCGAACCGCGACGTGCTGCGCTCGACGATCCGCGAGCTCGAACTCGAGGGGCTGCGCGCCGGCCGCACGATCGCGGCGCAGAACCAGCAGCGTCTCGAGATGCTCTACGGGGTCGCCGACGCGCTCGGGCCGGCGACCGCGAACCCGCCGCGCACCCTCCTGCAGCTCGACACCCACGGCCAGGGCAAGATGGCGATCGTGCTCGGCGACCTCGAGACCGCCGACTACGTCAGCTACCTGATGCCGGGCATGTTCATCTCGGTCGGCGGCAACGCCGTCGAGTGGACGGATACCGCCGCGCGGCTGTACGACGAGCAGGTGTCGTGGCTCTCGCTGCTGGCCGAGGCGGGGGCGACCGACGAGGTCGAGACCGTCGCCACGGTCGCCTGGATCGGCTACCAGACCCCCACACTGCTCAACGTGGGCAGCCTCGATCTCGCCTACGAGGGGCGCGATGCCATCGCGCGCGCCATCGACGGGCTGCAGGCGATCCGCGGCACCGACCAGCCCTACATCGCGCTGCTGTCGCACTCCTACGGCTCGACCGCGGCCATGCTCGCCCTGCAGCAGAGCACGACGGTGGATGCTCTCGCCATGATCGGCTCACCCGGCGCCCCCGCATCCAGCGTCGACGAGCTCAACGTGCGCGGCGACGTGTTCGTCGGCGAGGCCGCGTGGGATCCGATCCCGAACAGCGCCTTCTTCGGGCGAGACCCGGGCAGCGCCGAGTTCGGCGCTCGCGTCATGAGCGTCGCCGGCGGGGTCGATGTCATCACCAACCAGGTGCTGACCGAGTCGATCGGGCACAACTACTACTTCGCGGCGGGCACCGAGTCGCTGCGCAACCTGGCACTCATCGGCATCGACAAGGGCGAGCTCGTCACCGACGGCTCGCAGCGCGACGAGGGTCGCACGCTCGCCCTCCTGCTCTGA
- the ligA gene encoding NAD-dependent DNA ligase LigA, with translation MADRYVDARAIDELTRDEARAEVERLTSRILELRDAYYGRDTVLEDDATYDALVRRLELIEHAFPELQSQDSPTQTVGGGVESTLFAPVEHAERMLSLDNVFSAEEFADWAAKVERDAGRPVRWLCELKIDGLALNLRYERGVLVSAATRGDGRVGEDVTVNARLVAGIPQRLFGGPGQPATADDLPDLVEVRGEVFIPTALFDELNALQREAGEREFANPRNAASGSLRQKAEGKSDEQLARMHDRLSRLRMLVHGIGAWPNPPVTAQSEVYGLLQGWGLPISSHVRVHASAAEAAQFIAFHGEHRHDVEHEIDGVVVKVDELALHDELGATSRAPRWAIAYKYPPEQVNTRLLDIVVSVGRTGRATPYAVMEKVRVAGSEVRQATLHNQDVVKAKGVLIGDTVVLRKAGDVIPEVLGPVVELRDGTERVFVMPTNCPECGTELRPAKEGDVDLRCPNARSCPAQVRGRVEHIGSRGALDIEGLGEIGAAALTQPDVPEEPPLRTEAGLFALTIDDLLPIEVVVRDAETGLPKLEADGTARRRSPFRRNPTAAEKKQGLEGPQPSAVALTLLDELEKAKTKPLWRLLVSLNIRHVGPVAARALADWFGSLDAIRAASLDELAAVDGVGAIIAEAVQEWFAVDWHVEIVDRWAAAGVQFATPGHAGPGAAAAAGGVLAGLTVVATGTLDGFTREGAQEAIIAAGGKAASSVSKKTDFVAAGPGAGSKLQKAEELGVRIIDAAQFAILVREGPDALRVSDPDAG, from the coding sequence CTGGCGGACCGCTACGTGGATGCCCGCGCCATCGACGAGCTGACTCGCGACGAGGCGCGCGCCGAGGTCGAGCGGCTCACCAGCCGCATCCTCGAGCTGCGCGACGCCTACTACGGCCGCGACACCGTGCTGGAGGACGACGCCACCTACGACGCCCTGGTGCGCCGGCTCGAGCTGATCGAGCACGCCTTCCCCGAGCTGCAGAGCCAGGACTCGCCGACCCAGACGGTCGGCGGCGGGGTCGAGAGCACCCTGTTCGCCCCGGTCGAGCACGCCGAGCGCATGCTCAGCCTCGACAACGTGTTCAGCGCCGAGGAGTTCGCCGACTGGGCGGCGAAGGTCGAGCGCGACGCCGGGCGCCCGGTGCGCTGGCTGTGCGAGTTGAAGATCGACGGGCTGGCCCTCAACCTGCGCTACGAGCGCGGCGTGCTGGTGAGCGCGGCGACGCGCGGCGACGGACGCGTGGGCGAGGACGTCACGGTGAACGCCCGGCTCGTGGCGGGCATCCCGCAGCGGCTGTTCGGCGGCCCCGGGCAGCCCGCCACCGCCGACGACCTGCCCGACCTGGTCGAGGTGCGCGGCGAGGTGTTCATTCCGACCGCGCTGTTCGACGAGCTCAACGCGCTGCAGCGCGAGGCGGGCGAGCGCGAGTTCGCGAATCCGCGCAACGCCGCGAGCGGCAGCCTGCGCCAGAAGGCGGAGGGCAAGAGCGACGAGCAGCTGGCGCGCATGCACGACCGGCTGAGCCGGCTGCGGATGCTCGTGCATGGCATCGGCGCCTGGCCGAACCCGCCCGTCACCGCGCAGAGTGAGGTCTACGGCCTGCTGCAGGGCTGGGGCCTGCCGATCAGCAGCCACGTCCGCGTGCACGCGAGCGCCGCCGAGGCGGCGCAGTTCATCGCCTTCCACGGCGAGCACCGGCACGACGTCGAGCACGAGATCGACGGCGTGGTCGTGAAGGTCGACGAGCTGGCCCTGCATGACGAGCTCGGCGCGACGAGCCGCGCGCCGCGCTGGGCGATCGCCTACAAGTACCCGCCCGAGCAGGTGAACACGCGCCTGCTCGACATCGTCGTGAGCGTCGGCCGCACGGGCCGCGCGACCCCGTACGCGGTCATGGAGAAGGTGCGCGTCGCGGGCAGCGAGGTGCGGCAGGCCACCCTGCACAATCAAGACGTCGTCAAGGCCAAGGGCGTGCTCATCGGCGACACGGTGGTGCTGCGCAAGGCCGGCGACGTGATCCCCGAGGTGCTCGGCCCGGTGGTCGAGCTGCGCGACGGCACCGAGCGCGTCTTCGTCATGCCGACCAACTGTCCCGAGTGCGGCACCGAGCTGCGGCCGGCGAAGGAGGGCGACGTCGACCTGCGCTGCCCCAACGCCCGCAGCTGCCCGGCCCAGGTGCGCGGCCGCGTCGAGCACATCGGCAGCCGCGGTGCCCTCGACATCGAGGGCCTCGGCGAGATCGGTGCCGCCGCCCTCACGCAGCCCGACGTGCCCGAGGAGCCGCCCCTGCGCACCGAGGCCGGCCTGTTCGCCCTCACGATCGACGACCTGCTGCCGATCGAGGTGGTGGTGCGGGATGCCGAGACCGGGCTGCCCAAGCTCGAGGCCGACGGCACCGCACGCCGCCGGTCGCCCTTCCGGCGCAACCCGACGGCCGCCGAGAAGAAGCAGGGGCTGGAGGGCCCGCAGCCGAGTGCGGTCGCTCTGACCCTGCTCGACGAGCTCGAGAAGGCCAAGACCAAGCCGCTCTGGCGCCTGCTGGTCAGCCTCAACATCCGGCACGTCGGCCCGGTGGCCGCGCGGGCGCTCGCCGACTGGTTCGGCTCGCTCGACGCCATTCGCGCGGCGAGCCTCGACGAGCTCGCCGCCGTCGACGGCGTCGGCGCGATCATCGCCGAGGCCGTGCAGGAGTGGTTCGCCGTCGACTGGCACGTCGAGATCGTCGACCGCTGGGCCGCCGCCGGAGTGCAGTTCGCGACCCCCGGCCACGCCGGCCCGGGTGCCGCGGCCGCCGCCGGGGGAGTGCTCGCCGGGCTCACGGTCGTCGCAACGGGCACACTCGACGGCTTCACGCGCGAGGGAGCCCAGGAGGCGATCATCGCGGCCGGCGGCAAGGCCGCCTCGAGCGTCTCGAAGAAGACCGACTTCGTGGCGGCCGGGCCCGGCGCCGGCTCGAAGCTGCAGAAGGCCGAAGAGCTCGGCGTGCGCATCATCGACGCCGCCCAGTTCGCGATTCTCGTGCGCGAGGGGCCCGACGCGTTGCGTGTGAGCGACCCCGACGCGGGCTGA
- a CDS encoding D-arabinono-1,4-lactone oxidase encodes MSTARTSTAATGSRAWQNWARTEQVTPARVERPSTPDEVVAAIARARADGLAVKPIGAGHSFTGIAVAPGVQLDLTGLAGVTAVDASTGLVTLAAGTRLHAASALLHEHGLAFENLGDIDVQSISGAVSTGTHGTGRAFGGLATQLRSVTLATADGRLLSISPTENAELWPAARLGLGALGVLVDLTVQTVPTFVLAADEHPEPLDDVLDDWPTRSAQSDHVEFYWFPHTRLALTRNNTRLPADAPRTPSGPVKKWFDDELLGNGLYEVLCRLGSALPSTVPGINRLASRVAFTRQAADYSHRIFATERTVRFRELEYSVPLDAVGPVLRELDRVIEQNGWKVTFPVEVRATAADDVWLSTAYGRESSYIAVHRYIRDDHTPYLAAAEAILRAHDGRPHWGKLHSRAADDLRPAYPRFDDFVAVRDRLDPDRVFTNPYLDRVLGA; translated from the coding sequence GTGAGCACGGCACGAACGAGCACGGCAGCGACCGGGTCGCGCGCGTGGCAGAACTGGGCCCGCACCGAGCAGGTGACCCCCGCCCGCGTCGAGCGCCCGTCGACGCCCGACGAGGTGGTCGCGGCGATCGCCCGCGCCCGCGCGGACGGGCTCGCCGTCAAGCCGATCGGTGCCGGCCACTCGTTCACGGGTATCGCCGTCGCGCCGGGCGTGCAGCTCGACCTCACCGGCCTCGCCGGTGTGACCGCGGTCGACGCCAGCACCGGGCTCGTGACCCTCGCCGCCGGAACCCGCCTGCACGCCGCATCAGCGCTACTGCACGAGCACGGGCTCGCGTTCGAGAACCTCGGCGACATCGACGTGCAGTCGATCTCGGGCGCCGTCAGCACCGGCACCCACGGCACCGGCCGCGCCTTCGGCGGTCTCGCCACCCAGCTGCGGTCCGTCACCCTCGCCACCGCTGACGGGCGCCTGCTGTCGATCAGCCCGACCGAGAACGCCGAGCTGTGGCCCGCAGCGCGCCTCGGGCTCGGCGCCCTCGGGGTGCTCGTCGACCTCACGGTGCAGACCGTGCCGACGTTCGTGCTGGCGGCGGACGAGCATCCGGAGCCGCTCGACGACGTTCTCGATGACTGGCCGACCCGCTCGGCGCAGTCCGACCACGTCGAGTTCTACTGGTTTCCGCACACGCGGCTCGCGCTCACCCGCAACAACACCCGCCTGCCGGCGGATGCGCCGCGCACGCCCTCCGGCCCGGTCAAGAAGTGGTTCGACGACGAGCTGCTCGGCAACGGGCTCTACGAGGTGCTGTGCCGCCTCGGCTCGGCGCTGCCCAGTACGGTGCCCGGCATCAATCGCCTCGCCAGCCGCGTCGCCTTCACCCGCCAGGCCGCCGACTACTCGCACCGCATCTTCGCCACCGAGCGCACGGTGCGGTTCCGCGAGCTGGAGTACTCGGTGCCGCTCGATGCCGTCGGCCCCGTGCTGCGCGAGCTCGACCGCGTCATCGAGCAGAACGGCTGGAAGGTGACCTTCCCGGTCGAAGTGCGGGCGACCGCCGCCGACGACGTCTGGCTGTCGACGGCGTACGGGCGCGAATCGAGCTACATCGCGGTGCACCGCTACATCCGGGATGACCACACCCCGTACCTCGCCGCCGCCGAGGCGATCCTGCGCGCGCACGACGGCCGCCCGCACTGGGGCAAGCTGCACAGCCGCGCGGCCGACGACCTGCGGCCGGCCTACCCGCGCTTCGACGACTTCGTCGCCGTGCGCGACCGGCTCGACCCCGACCGCGTCTTCACCAACCCCTACCTCGATCGCGTTCTCGGAGCCTGA
- a CDS encoding alanine racemase, translating into MLRLDDAPSARPGADPAAHWPRLTAATTHLDPPLGVIDRAALAYNAADLVRRAGGAPIRVASKSIRVRGVLEAVLARPGFAGVLAYTLPEALWLADSRGRGGSDIDDVVVGYPSTDRAALARLAADEQLAARVTLMIDDVAHLDLIDAVAAPGSRPSIRVALELDASWRAPLLGHVGVRRSPLHTPEQLATLARTVAERRGFVLDGVMAYEAQLAGLGDALPGRPLRSALIRGIQRASRTELADRRGRAVAAVRAIADAAGAPLRFVNGGGTGSLESTAADDSVTELAAGSGLLGPHLFDTYRAFRPAPAAAFALPVVRRPADDIATLLGGGWIASGPPGPDRLPQVVWPQRLRMLSTETAGEVQTPLRGPAAAGLRVGDRVWLRHTKAGELAEHLDLYAVVDGDRVVGELPTYRGEGKVFL; encoded by the coding sequence CTGCTGCGCCTCGACGACGCACCGTCCGCCCGCCCCGGCGCCGACCCCGCCGCCCACTGGCCGCGGCTGACGGCCGCGACCACGCACCTCGACCCGCCGCTCGGCGTGATCGACCGCGCCGCCCTCGCGTACAACGCCGCCGACCTCGTGCGGCGCGCCGGGGGAGCGCCGATCCGGGTGGCGAGCAAGTCGATCCGGGTGCGCGGGGTGCTCGAGGCGGTGCTCGCGCGCCCCGGCTTCGCGGGCGTGCTCGCCTACACGCTGCCCGAGGCGCTGTGGCTCGCCGACTCTCGCGGGCGCGGGGGCAGCGACATCGACGACGTGGTCGTGGGCTACCCCTCGACCGATCGCGCGGCCCTCGCGCGGCTCGCCGCCGACGAGCAGCTGGCCGCGCGCGTGACGCTCATGATCGACGATGTCGCCCACCTCGATCTGATCGACGCGGTGGCGGCGCCGGGCTCGCGGCCGAGCATCCGCGTCGCCCTCGAACTCGACGCGAGCTGGAGGGCGCCGCTCCTCGGCCACGTCGGGGTGCGCCGCAGCCCGCTGCACACGCCCGAGCAGCTCGCCACGCTCGCCCGCACGGTCGCCGAGCGCCGGGGCTTCGTGCTCGACGGCGTCATGGCGTACGAAGCGCAGCTCGCCGGACTCGGCGACGCGCTGCCCGGGCGACCGCTGCGCAGCGCGCTCATCCGGGGTATCCAGCGTGCATCGCGCACCGAGCTCGCCGACCGGCGCGGGCGCGCCGTCGCTGCCGTGCGCGCCATCGCCGACGCTGCCGGGGCCCCGCTGCGCTTCGTCAACGGCGGCGGCACCGGTTCGCTCGAGTCGACCGCCGCCGACGACAGCGTCACCGAGCTCGCCGCCGGCAGCGGCCTGCTCGGCCCGCACTTGTTCGACACCTACCGTGCCTTCAGGCCCGCGCCCGCCGCCGCGTTCGCGCTCCCGGTCGTGCGGCGACCCGCCGACGACATCGCGACCCTGCTCGGCGGCGGCTGGATCGCCAGCGGACCGCCCGGCCCCGACCGCCTTCCGCAGGTGGTCTGGCCCCAGAGGCTGCGGATGCTCAGCACCGAGACCGCGGGCGAGGTGCAGACGCCCCTGCGCGGGCCGGCCGCCGCGGGCCTGCGCGTCGGCGACCGGGTCTGGCTGCGCCACACCAAGGCCGGAGAGCTCGCCGAGCACCTCGACCTCTACGCCGTGGTCGACGGCGACCGGGTGGTGGGCGAGTTGCCGACGTACCGCGGCGAAGGGAAGGTGTTCCTGTGA
- the mnmA gene encoding tRNA 2-thiouridine(34) synthase MnmA encodes MRVLAAMSGGVDSAVAAARAVDAGHEVVGVHLALSRMPGTLRTGSRGCCTIEDSLDARRAAERLGIPFYVWDFSERFRADVVDDFISEYAAGRTPNPCMRCNERIKFAAVLEKALALGFDAVVTGHYAHIVEGPHGRELHRASDEAKDQSYVLGVLTAEQLAHAWFPLGTTPSKAVVRAEAAERGLTVAQKPDSHDICFIPDGDTRGWLADRIAPATGAIVDRDGTVVGEHDGATSFTVGQRRGLNLGVPAPDGRPRFVLEVRPRTNEVVVGPREALAIAELAGRRYTWAGADPVASGVTSRDPSAAAGVDALRPFDCHVQVRAHADPVPASAVVAGGELVVRPVEPLLGVAPGQTAVVYVGTRVLGQCTIDRTVAADLLVAAP; translated from the coding sequence GTGCGGGTTCTGGCAGCGATGAGCGGTGGCGTCGACAGCGCCGTCGCCGCTGCGCGCGCTGTGGATGCGGGCCACGAGGTCGTCGGCGTGCATCTGGCGCTCAGCCGCATGCCGGGCACCCTGCGCACCGGCAGCCGCGGCTGCTGCACGATCGAGGACAGCCTCGATGCGCGTCGCGCGGCCGAGCGCCTGGGCATCCCGTTCTACGTGTGGGACTTCAGCGAGCGCTTCCGCGCCGACGTCGTCGACGACTTCATCAGCGAGTACGCCGCTGGCCGCACCCCGAACCCGTGCATGCGCTGCAACGAGCGCATCAAGTTCGCCGCGGTGCTCGAGAAGGCGCTCGCGCTCGGTTTCGACGCGGTCGTCACGGGGCACTACGCGCACATCGTCGAGGGCCCGCACGGCCGCGAGCTGCACCGGGCGAGCGACGAGGCGAAGGACCAGTCGTACGTGCTCGGTGTGCTGACGGCCGAGCAGCTCGCGCACGCGTGGTTTCCGCTCGGCACGACCCCGTCGAAGGCGGTCGTGCGCGCCGAGGCTGCCGAGCGCGGCCTCACCGTGGCGCAGAAGCCCGACAGTCACGACATCTGCTTCATCCCCGACGGCGACACCCGCGGCTGGCTCGCCGACCGCATCGCCCCGGCGACCGGCGCGATCGTCGACCGCGATGGCACGGTCGTCGGCGAGCACGACGGTGCGACGAGCTTCACGGTCGGCCAGCGCCGCGGCCTGAACCTCGGCGTGCCCGCGCCCGACGGCCGCCCGCGCTTCGTGCTCGAGGTGCGCCCCCGCACCAACGAGGTCGTCGTCGGCCCGCGCGAGGCGCTCGCCATCGCCGAGCTCGCCGGACGCCGCTACACCTGGGCCGGTGCCGACCCGGTCGCGAGCGGCGTGACGAGCCGCGACCCCTCCGCTGCGGCGGGGGTGGATGCTCTCCGCCCGTTCGACTGCCACGTGCAGGTGCGGGCGCACGCCGACCCGGTGCCCGCATCCGCGGTCGTCGCCGGCGGCGAGCTCGTCGTGCGCCCGGTCGAGCCGCTGCTCGGCGTCGCGCCCGGCCAGACCGCGGTCGTGTACGTCGGCACGCGCGTGCTCGGGCAGTGCACGATCGACCGCACGGTCGCGGCCGATCTGCTCGTGGCCGCGCCGTAG
- a CDS encoding cysteine desulfurase family protein, whose translation MIYLDHAATSPMPAVVRSAYVAALEVVGNPSSIHSAGQRARALVDDARGRIAATLGVDPIEVTFTGGGTEAVNLAIKGLYWMRNQGAPRAGATAGSAPVPRPRILVPRAEHHAALDAVEWLAAHEGAELRWLEVDALGALRLDALADALGDGSGVALLTMLAANNEVGTLQPVAEAAALAAAVGVPVHVDAIAAYGQVPLAPLPHGVSAVSVSAHKVGGPVGVGALVLRRDADVVPLLHGGSQQRARSGTMDAAGAEAFAVAAELAHAELADRAAHKRMLRARLAEGIRRRVPQAVLRGAAGAAAVADDPARAAELDALALPGTLHLTVPDAEGDSLLMLLDAAGIAVSTGSACQAGVPEPSHVLLAMGLSEAEARGALRITLGPSTTEAEVDALLDALPAAVERAQAAGLAARTPRLGR comes from the coding sequence ATGATCTACCTGGACCACGCCGCCACCTCGCCGATGCCTGCCGTCGTGCGATCGGCATACGTGGCCGCGCTCGAGGTCGTCGGCAATCCCTCCTCGATCCACTCGGCCGGGCAGCGCGCCCGCGCTCTCGTCGATGACGCCCGCGGCCGCATCGCCGCGACCCTCGGCGTCGACCCCATCGAGGTCACCTTCACGGGCGGCGGCACCGAAGCGGTCAATCTGGCCATCAAGGGGCTGTACTGGATGCGGAACCAGGGCGCGCCGCGTGCAGGCGCCACGGCCGGCTCCGCGCCGGTGCCTCGGCCACGCATCCTCGTGCCCCGTGCCGAGCACCACGCGGCCCTGGACGCCGTCGAGTGGCTCGCCGCCCACGAGGGCGCCGAGCTGCGCTGGCTCGAGGTCGACGCGCTCGGGGCGCTGCGGCTCGACGCGCTCGCCGACGCGCTCGGCGACGGCTCGGGCGTGGCCCTGCTCACGATGCTCGCGGCGAACAACGAGGTCGGCACGCTGCAGCCGGTCGCCGAGGCCGCCGCGCTCGCCGCGGCCGTCGGCGTGCCCGTGCACGTCGACGCGATCGCGGCCTACGGGCAGGTGCCGCTCGCGCCGCTGCCGCACGGGGTGTCGGCCGTCTCGGTCTCCGCGCACAAGGTCGGCGGCCCGGTGGGGGTCGGAGCGCTCGTGCTGCGGCGCGACGCCGACGTGGTTCCACTGCTGCACGGCGGCAGCCAGCAGCGCGCCCGCTCGGGAACCATGGACGCCGCCGGCGCCGAGGCCTTCGCTGTCGCGGCCGAGCTCGCGCACGCCGAGCTCGCCGACCGCGCCGCGCACAAGCGGATGCTGCGCGCCCGGCTGGCGGAGGGCATCCGTCGCCGCGTGCCGCAGGCCGTGCTGCGCGGCGCCGCGGGCGCGGCTGCGGTCGCCGATGACCCGGCGCGGGCCGCCGAGCTCGACGCGCTCGCGCTGCCCGGCACGCTGCACCTGACCGTTCCCGATGCGGAGGGCGACTCGCTGCTGATGCTGCTCGACGCCGCGGGCATCGCCGTCTCGACCGGGTCGGCGTGCCAGGCCGGCGTGCCCGAGCCGAGTCACGTGCTGCTCGCGATGGGGCTCAGCGAGGCCGAGGCGCGGGGTGCCCTGCGCATCACGCTCGGGCCGTCGACGACCGAGGCCGAGGTCGACGCGCTGCTCGACGCCCTGCCCGCGGCGGTCGAGCGCGCCCAGGCCGCGGGGCTCGCCGCCCGCACCCCCCGCCTCGGCCGCTGA